In Thauera sp. JM12B12, one DNA window encodes the following:
- a CDS encoding TRAP transporter permease has translation MTRPDENKDKASFELSDEELKKIVAEADTGGRKPTGLTAQLLLVVALAWSLFQLWIASPLPFSLGVFVFNDTESRAIHLGFAIFLAFAAYPALKRSPRDYVPIQDWVFAAVGAFCAAYLFLFYKELAERPGTPTDMDLVAAVIGMILLLEAARRALGLPMVILAAVFLVYIFFGPYMPDVIAHRGASLSKGMSHMWLTTEGVFGVAVGVSTSFIFLFVLFGALLETAGAGAYFIKSAIALLGHMRGGPAKAAVVASASTGLISGSSIANVVTTGTFTIPLMKSVGYRADKAASVEVASSVNGQLMPPVMGAAAFLMVEYVGISYVQVMKHAILPALISYIALYYIVHLEALKMDLQGLPRREPLPWQRTLITTLMTVSGLVILSAIIYWGFGWMKTAFGEGAFIVVGLLMLGAYVALVRFAAQYPELHMEKPDEKMEYLPEIGPTLKSGLHFLLPVAALIWNLMVEQLSPALSAFWATLFLMFILVTQRPLFALFRRTGNLGEAARQGFSDLFTGLITGARNMIGIAIATATAGVIVGTVTLTGIGLAMTELVELLSGGNLMIMLILVAVICLILGMGLPTTANYIVVSTLMAPVIVELGAQSGLLVPLIAVHLFVFYFGLMADVTPPVGLASYAAAGIAKSEPMRTGLTAFGYSARTAILPFMFIFNTQILLIGISDTFHLVMTIVSATVASMMFAAATQGFFIAKNRIHETLILLLVTFTLFRPGFWMDMLYPPFEEVPPTELTRLVEEAPRNGNLRVWVEGMSLEGEDIAKGVLLPLGEKAASARERLGAMGLTVMALGDQVQVAAVRFGSPAEKLGLEQGFNIVNIELPSGERPDKEWMYLPAFALLALVWAMQKPRQRRREAERVRS, from the coding sequence ATGACCCGCCCGGACGAAAACAAGGACAAGGCCAGCTTCGAGCTGTCCGACGAAGAGCTCAAGAAGATCGTCGCCGAGGCCGACACCGGCGGCCGCAAGCCCACCGGACTGACCGCGCAGCTGCTGCTCGTGGTGGCGCTGGCGTGGTCGCTGTTCCAGCTCTGGATCGCCTCGCCCCTGCCCTTCTCGCTGGGCGTGTTCGTGTTCAACGACACCGAGTCGCGCGCCATCCATCTGGGCTTCGCGATCTTCCTCGCCTTTGCCGCGTACCCGGCGCTCAAGCGCTCGCCACGCGACTACGTGCCGATCCAGGACTGGGTGTTCGCCGCCGTGGGCGCCTTCTGTGCGGCCTATCTGTTCCTGTTCTACAAGGAGCTTGCCGAACGTCCCGGCACGCCGACCGACATGGACCTGGTGGCGGCGGTGATCGGCATGATCCTGCTGCTCGAGGCGGCGCGCCGCGCGCTCGGCCTGCCGATGGTGATCCTGGCCGCGGTGTTCCTCGTCTACATCTTCTTCGGCCCCTACATGCCCGACGTGATTGCCCACCGCGGCGCGTCCTTGTCAAAGGGCATGAGCCACATGTGGCTGACCACCGAGGGCGTGTTCGGCGTGGCGGTCGGGGTGTCGACCAGCTTCATCTTCCTCTTCGTGCTGTTCGGCGCGCTGCTCGAGACCGCCGGCGCCGGCGCCTACTTCATCAAGTCGGCGATCGCGCTGCTCGGCCACATGCGCGGCGGCCCGGCGAAGGCGGCGGTGGTGGCCTCGGCCAGCACCGGTCTCATCTCGGGCTCGTCGATCGCCAACGTGGTCACCACCGGCACCTTCACCATCCCGCTCATGAAGAGTGTCGGCTACCGCGCCGACAAGGCGGCCTCGGTCGAGGTGGCGTCGTCGGTCAACGGCCAGCTCATGCCGCCGGTGATGGGCGCCGCGGCCTTCCTGATGGTCGAGTACGTCGGCATCAGCTACGTGCAGGTGATGAAGCACGCCATCCTGCCGGCGCTGATCTCCTACATCGCGCTCTACTACATCGTGCACCTCGAGGCGCTGAAGATGGACCTTCAGGGCCTGCCGCGGCGCGAGCCGCTGCCCTGGCAGCGCACGCTGATCACCACGCTGATGACGGTGTCCGGGCTGGTGATCCTGTCGGCGATCATCTACTGGGGCTTCGGCTGGATGAAGACCGCCTTCGGCGAGGGCGCCTTCATCGTCGTCGGCCTGCTCATGCTCGGCGCCTATGTCGCGCTCGTCCGTTTCGCGGCGCAGTACCCCGAGCTGCACATGGAGAAGCCCGACGAGAAGATGGAATACCTGCCCGAGATCGGCCCCACGCTCAAGTCCGGCCTGCACTTCCTGCTGCCGGTGGCGGCGCTGATCTGGAACCTGATGGTCGAGCAGCTCTCGCCGGCGCTGTCGGCATTCTGGGCAACCCTCTTCCTGATGTTCATCCTCGTCACCCAGCGTCCGCTGTTCGCCCTCTTCCGCCGCACGGGCAACCTGGGCGAGGCGGCCCGGCAAGGCTTCTCCGACCTCTTCACCGGCCTGATCACCGGTGCACGCAACATGATCGGCATCGCGATCGCGACCGCGACCGCGGGCGTGATCGTCGGCACCGTGACGCTGACCGGCATCGGCCTGGCGATGACCGAGCTGGTCGAGCTACTCTCGGGCGGCAACCTGATGATCATGCTGATCCTGGTCGCGGTGATCTGCCTGATCCTGGGCATGGGTCTGCCGACCACCGCGAACTACATCGTGGTGTCGACGCTGATGGCGCCGGTGATCGTCGAACTGGGCGCGCAGTCCGGCCTGCTGGTGCCGCTGATCGCGGTGCACCTGTTCGTGTTCTATTTCGGCCTGATGGCCGACGTGACGCCGCCGGTCGGCCTGGCCTCGTATGCGGCGGCGGGCATCGCCAAGAGCGAGCCGATGCGCACCGGCCTCACCGCCTTCGGCTACAGCGCGCGGACGGCGATCCTGCCCTTCATGTTCATTTTCAACACGCAGATCCTGCTGATCGGCATCAGCGACACCTTCCACCTGGTGATGACCATCGTCAGCGCGACGGTGGCAAGCATGATGTTCGCCGCCGCCACGCAGGGCTTCTTCATTGCGAAGAACCGCATCCACGAGACCCTGATCCTGCTGCTGGTGACCTTCACGCTGTTCCGACCGGGCTTCTGGATGGACATGCTCTACCCGCCCTTCGAGGAGGTGCCGCCGACCGAGCTCACCCGCCTGGTCGAGGAGGCACCGCGCAACGGCAACCTGCGCGTGTGGGTGGAGGGCATGAGCCTGGAAGGCGAGGACATCGCCAAGGGCGTGCTGCTGCCCTTGGGCGAGAAGGCCGCGAGCGCGCGCGAACGCCTGGGCGCGATGGGCCTCACCGTGATGGCGCTCGGCGACCAGGTGCAGGTGGCGGCGGTGCGCTTCGGCAGCCCGGCGGAAAAGCTCGGCCTCGAGCAGGGCTTCAACATCGTCAATATCGAGCTGCCCTCGGGCGAGCGTCCCGACAAGGAGTGGATGTATCTCCCCGCCTTCGCCCTGCTGGCGCTGGTGTGGGCAATGCAGAAGCCGCGGCAGCGGCGCAGGGAAGCGGAGCGCGTCCGGAGCTGA
- a CDS encoding TAXI family TRAP transporter solute-binding subunit has protein sequence MKKLTALAAAFALVGTLGAAPAQAQQKFVTIGTGGVTGVYYAAGGAICRLINKDRAQHGLRCSVESTGGSVYNVNTIKAGELDFGVAQSDVQYNAIKGEAQFKDGGPVTDLRAVFALHPEPLTVLSRKEANITKMEDFKGKRFNVGNPGSGQRATMAMLLPAMGMAESDFSLVSELKPDEHSAALCDNKIDGFAYVVGHPAANIQDPTTTCGAKLVPITGAAVDKLVAEHPYFAKVQIPGGLYANNPDATDTFGVVASFVTSSKVPADTVYTLVKAVFENFEDFKKLHPAFANLDPKHMIKDGLSAPLHEGAVKYYKEKGWM, from the coding sequence ATGAAGAAACTGACCGCTCTGGCCGCTGCATTCGCACTCGTCGGCACCCTGGGCGCTGCGCCCGCGCAGGCCCAGCAGAAGTTCGTCACCATCGGCACCGGCGGCGTGACCGGCGTCTACTACGCGGCCGGCGGCGCGATCTGCCGCCTGATCAACAAGGACCGCGCCCAGCATGGCCTGCGCTGCTCGGTCGAGAGCACCGGCGGCTCGGTGTACAACGTGAACACGATCAAGGCGGGCGAGCTCGACTTCGGCGTGGCGCAGTCCGATGTCCAGTACAACGCGATCAAGGGCGAGGCCCAGTTCAAGGACGGCGGACCGGTGACCGACCTGCGCGCGGTGTTCGCGCTGCATCCCGAGCCGCTGACCGTGCTGTCGCGCAAGGAAGCCAACATCACCAAGATGGAGGACTTCAAGGGCAAGCGCTTCAACGTCGGCAACCCGGGTTCGGGCCAGCGCGCGACGATGGCGATGCTGCTGCCGGCGATGGGCATGGCGGAGAGCGACTTCTCGCTGGTGTCCGAGCTCAAGCCCGACGAGCACAGCGCCGCGCTGTGCGACAACAAGATCGACGGCTTCGCCTACGTCGTCGGCCACCCGGCTGCCAACATCCAGGACCCGACCACGACCTGCGGCGCCAAGCTGGTGCCGATCACCGGCGCGGCGGTCGACAAGCTGGTCGCCGAGCACCCCTACTTCGCCAAGGTGCAGATCCCGGGCGGCCTTTACGCCAACAACCCGGACGCGACCGACACCTTCGGCGTGGTGGCGAGCTTCGTGACCTCCTCCAAGGTGCCGGCCGACACCGTCTATACGCTGGTGAAGGCGGTGTTCGAGAACTTCGAGGACTTCAAGAAGCTGCACCCGGCCTTCGCCAACCTCGATCCCAAGCACATGATCAAGGACGGCCTGTCGGCGCCGCTGCATGAGGGCGCGGTCAAGTACTACAAGGAAAAGGGCTGGATGTAA
- a CDS encoding PilZ domain-containing protein: protein MSPQDARHAASEEAAADSAERRRIQRFLALRRGEPWFWVVIDGERIPLRDVSVDGFAITAEAPPAAGEPFDFVLQREGVPDQIRGRAQSVNFIAASAQAGCRFLTLEGDGAERLRDWLIALVIMNASVRISEKDAAAIVAGPSLI, encoded by the coding sequence ATGAGCCCGCAGGACGCCCGCCACGCAGCGTCGGAGGAGGCAGCGGCGGACAGCGCCGAGCGCCGGCGCATCCAGCGCTTCCTGGCGCTGCGTCGCGGCGAGCCCTGGTTCTGGGTCGTCATCGACGGCGAACGCATCCCGCTGCGCGACGTGTCGGTCGATGGATTCGCGATCACCGCCGAGGCTCCGCCGGCGGCGGGCGAGCCCTTCGACTTCGTGCTCCAGCGCGAGGGCGTGCCCGACCAGATCCGTGGCCGCGCGCAGTCGGTGAACTTCATCGCGGCGTCCGCGCAGGCGGGTTGCCGCTTCCTGACGCTCGAGGGTGATGGTGCCGAGCGCCTGCGCGACTGGCTGATTGCGCTCGTGATCATGAACGCCAGCGTGCGCATCAGCGAGAAGGACGCGGCGGCGATCGTCGCCGGTCCCTCGCTGATCTGA
- a CDS encoding SPOR domain-containing protein, whose translation MSRDRKPARKPARAPAKSAGGTLIGIFIGLVFGALIAAGAAWYFTRANPFQPAPVAPRVQAPADQGPAALPGKPGDRPVVKQDFEFYKILPQGDNVPSPAAQQGASAAPSAQVPQQQPPAPVAEVSPQPVQRGSERLYLQVGSFENPSEADNLKARLALSGIQASAQRTQLPDGRVVHRVRVGPFAKPEDMNPMRSRLAEAGFAASVSRNP comes from the coding sequence GTGAGTCGAGACCGCAAGCCCGCCCGCAAGCCTGCGCGCGCGCCCGCGAAAAGCGCCGGCGGCACGCTCATCGGCATCTTCATCGGTCTCGTGTTCGGTGCGCTGATCGCGGCCGGTGCGGCGTGGTATTTCACCCGCGCCAACCCCTTCCAGCCGGCGCCGGTCGCGCCGCGCGTGCAGGCTCCGGCCGACCAGGGCCCCGCGGCCCTGCCGGGCAAGCCGGGCGATCGGCCGGTGGTCAAGCAGGACTTCGAGTTCTACAAGATTCTGCCGCAGGGCGACAACGTGCCCTCTCCGGCGGCGCAACAGGGCGCATCGGCGGCCCCGTCCGCGCAGGTTCCGCAGCAGCAGCCGCCCGCGCCAGTGGCCGAGGTGTCGCCGCAGCCGGTGCAGCGCGGCTCCGAGCGGCTCTACCTGCAGGTGGGCTCGTTCGAGAACCCGAGCGAGGCCGACAACTTGAAGGCGCGTCTGGCGCTCTCCGGCATCCAGGCGAGCGCGCAACGCACGCAGCTGCCGGACGGGCGGGTGGTGCACCGCGTGCGCGTGGGGCCCTTCGCCAAGCCCGAGGACATGAACCCGATGCGCTCGCGGCTGGCGGAGGCAGGCTTTGCCGCCTCGGTGAGCCGCAACCCCTGA
- the argS gene encoding arginine--tRNA ligase has protein sequence MSADPKVLLSDLLKSALKSVAPDLADTPILLERPKQASHGDFATNLALQLAKPLKRNPRDLANLLLAELPASKLVAKAEVAGAGFINFTLAADAKTAVVGEVMAKGADFGRGAAKGVKVQVEFVSANPTGPLHVGHGRGAAYGASLADVLAFAGYDVTREYYVNDAGRQMDILALSTWLRYLAFFGIEIPFPPNAYQGDYVIDMGRGMRDAHQDRFAQVTVEQILAGTPGLPPAERKDDEAKQQRELHLDALIANAKRLLGEDYPWVHGFALNEQLGDGREDLQEFGVRFDKWFSEQSLFDTGLVERAVTQLEKAGHIYVQDGAKWFRSTAFGDEKDRVVQRENGLYTYFASDIAYHLNKYERGFDRIIDIWGADHHGYIPRVKGAIAALGLAPEKLEVALVQFAVLYRDGQKTSMSTRSGEFVTLRELRREVGNDACRFFYVLRKSDQHLDFDLDLAKSQSNENPVYYVQYAHARVCSVLNQWGGEAAELAGADLGLLQNERELALCARLATFPELVQNAAADYAPHQIAFYLKDLAADFHSWYNAERMLVEDEAVKLARLALAAAVRQVLVTGLKMLGVSAPESM, from the coding sequence ATGAGCGCCGATCCCAAAGTCCTGTTGTCCGACCTGCTGAAGTCCGCCCTGAAGAGCGTGGCGCCTGACCTGGCCGACACTCCGATCCTGCTGGAGCGCCCGAAGCAGGCGAGCCACGGCGATTTCGCCACCAACCTCGCGCTGCAGCTGGCCAAGCCGCTCAAGCGCAACCCGCGCGACCTCGCCAACCTGCTGCTCGCCGAGCTGCCAGCCTCGAAGCTGGTCGCCAAGGCCGAAGTCGCCGGCGCGGGCTTCATCAACTTCACCCTCGCCGCCGACGCCAAGACCGCGGTGGTGGGCGAGGTGATGGCCAAGGGCGCGGACTTCGGCCGCGGCGCGGCCAAGGGTGTAAAGGTCCAGGTGGAGTTCGTGTCGGCCAACCCGACCGGCCCGCTGCACGTCGGCCACGGTCGCGGTGCGGCCTACGGCGCTTCGCTGGCGGACGTGCTCGCCTTCGCCGGCTACGATGTGACGCGCGAGTACTACGTCAATGACGCCGGACGCCAGATGGACATCCTGGCGCTGTCGACCTGGCTGCGCTACCTCGCGTTCTTCGGCATCGAGATCCCCTTCCCGCCCAACGCCTACCAGGGCGACTACGTGATCGACATGGGGCGCGGGATGCGCGACGCCCACCAGGACCGCTTCGCCCAGGTCACGGTCGAGCAGATCCTCGCCGGCACCCCCGGCCTGCCGCCTGCCGAGCGCAAGGACGACGAGGCCAAGCAGCAGCGCGAGCTGCACCTCGACGCGCTGATCGCCAACGCCAAGCGCCTGCTCGGCGAGGACTACCCGTGGGTGCATGGCTTCGCGCTCAACGAACAGCTCGGCGATGGCCGCGAGGATCTGCAGGAGTTCGGCGTGCGCTTCGACAAGTGGTTCTCGGAGCAGAGCCTGTTCGACACCGGCCTCGTCGAGCGTGCGGTGACCCAGCTCGAGAAGGCCGGCCACATCTACGTTCAGGACGGCGCGAAGTGGTTCCGCTCCACCGCCTTCGGCGACGAGAAGGACCGCGTCGTGCAGCGCGAGAACGGGCTGTACACCTACTTCGCCTCCGACATCGCCTACCACCTCAACAAGTACGAGCGCGGCTTCGACCGCATCATCGACATCTGGGGTGCCGACCACCACGGCTACATCCCGCGCGTGAAGGGCGCCATCGCCGCGCTCGGCCTGGCGCCGGAAAAGCTCGAGGTCGCGCTGGTGCAGTTCGCGGTGCTCTATCGCGATGGCCAGAAGACCTCGATGTCCACCCGCTCGGGCGAGTTCGTCACCCTGCGCGAGCTGCGCCGCGAGGTCGGCAACGACGCCTGCCGCTTCTTCTATGTGCTGCGCAAGTCCGACCAGCACCTCGACTTCGACCTCGACCTCGCCAAGAGCCAGAGCAACGAGAACCCGGTGTATTACGTGCAGTACGCCCATGCCCGCGTGTGTTCGGTGCTCAACCAGTGGGGCGGCGAGGCGGCCGAGCTGGCGGGGGCCGATCTCGGCCTGCTGCAGAACGAGCGCGAACTCGCGTTGTGCGCGCGCCTCGCCACCTTCCCCGAGCTGGTGCAGAACGCCGCCGCCGACTATGCGCCGCACCAGATCGCCTTCTACCTGAAGGACCTCGCCGCCGATTTCCACAGCTGGTACAACGCCGAGCGCATGCTGGTCGAGGACGAGGCGGTCAAGCTCGCCCGTCTCGCGCTCGCTGCGGCGGTGCGCCAGGTGCTGGTCACCGGCCTGAAGATGCTGGGCGTGTCCGCGCCCGAGTCGATGTGA
- the rocD gene encoding ornithine--oxo-acid transaminase, whose protein sequence is MTTTLGALRAPHTQIRIIGAASALGAPHAGSAAAPAALQRGGLVHRLAAIGPTVEWTATLQPSAAERATGPAAGTAGAAPPAGDMRVRMTANADFAHRLADQVAALPGDSFPLVIGGDHAIAAGTWRGIGRRRGRAPGLIWIDAHLDSHTDATTHSGNIHGMPLAALLGLGHAALTGIPGPQLDPARTCIIGARAWEPEEQALVERLGLRVFTMDEVRARGLPAVFCDAMTIARADPDAGFGLSLDLDALDPQALPAVTCPEPGGLDPRVLADTLLSLRACADFIALEIVEYRPDLDPDQRSADWIAEFACAALGPGTAWLRAKEHRFGAANYAPLPAVFQRGEGVWLWDTDGRRYLDMMSAYSAVSFGHSHPRLVDALVTQAQRLALTSRAFSSDRLPIFLERLCATFGYERALPVNTGLEAVETALKAARKWGYKVKGIAPERARILACDGNFHGRSIAIVGLSANDHYRDGFGPFPPGLERVPFGDADALEAAITPDTAAFLVEPIQGEGGIVVPPPGYLSRCAELCRRHDVLLIADEVQTGLGRSGRLLACDHEGVRPDGLILGKALGGGLLPVSAFLADRRVMDVFGPGDHGSTFGGNPLAAAVGTEVLALLTETRPWERAERLGERLIARLRTAALPCVREVRGRGLLIGLALDPALADAGEVAERLLARGIATRDTNDNVIRLAPPLVIDEATLDEAASRIVDTLRALVPADAAATVAHMQ, encoded by the coding sequence ATGACGACGACACTCGGCGCCCTGCGGGCACCCCACACACAGATTCGGATCATCGGCGCCGCATCGGCACTCGGCGCGCCGCACGCGGGTTCGGCCGCTGCGCCGGCCGCCCTGCAGCGCGGCGGCCTCGTCCACCGCCTGGCGGCGATCGGCCCGACGGTGGAATGGACGGCAACGTTGCAGCCGAGCGCGGCCGAGCGCGCCACCGGCCCCGCCGCGGGCACGGCCGGCGCAGCGCCCCCCGCGGGCGACATGCGCGTGCGGATGACCGCCAACGCCGACTTCGCCCACCGGCTCGCCGACCAGGTCGCGGCGCTGCCAGGCGACAGCTTCCCGCTCGTCATCGGCGGCGACCATGCGATCGCCGCCGGCACCTGGCGCGGCATCGGCCGCCGACGCGGGCGCGCGCCCGGGCTGATCTGGATAGACGCCCACCTCGACAGCCACACCGACGCCACCACCCATTCGGGCAACATCCACGGCATGCCGCTCGCAGCGCTGCTCGGCCTGGGTCACGCCGCACTGACCGGGATCCCCGGCCCTCAGCTCGATCCGGCGCGCACCTGCATCATCGGCGCACGCGCCTGGGAGCCCGAGGAGCAGGCCCTGGTCGAACGCCTCGGGCTGCGGGTGTTCACGATGGACGAGGTGCGCGCACGCGGTCTGCCGGCGGTGTTCTGCGACGCGATGACGATCGCGCGCGCCGACCCCGATGCCGGTTTCGGCCTCAGCCTCGACCTCGACGCGCTCGACCCCCAGGCCTTGCCGGCCGTCACCTGCCCGGAGCCCGGCGGTCTCGACCCGCGCGTGCTGGCGGACACGCTGCTGAGCCTGCGCGCCTGCGCGGACTTCATCGCGCTCGAGATCGTCGAGTACCGCCCCGATCTCGACCCCGACCAGCGCAGCGCGGACTGGATCGCCGAGTTCGCCTGCGCCGCGCTCGGCCCCGGCACCGCCTGGCTGCGCGCGAAGGAGCATCGCTTCGGCGCCGCGAACTACGCGCCGCTGCCTGCGGTGTTCCAGCGCGGTGAGGGCGTGTGGCTGTGGGACACCGACGGCCGGCGCTACCTCGACATGATGAGCGCCTACTCGGCGGTGAGCTTCGGCCACAGCCATCCGCGCCTGGTCGACGCGCTGGTGACGCAGGCGCAGCGCTTGGCGCTGACCTCGCGCGCCTTCTCCAGCGACCGCCTGCCGATCTTCCTCGAGCGCCTGTGCGCCACCTTCGGCTACGAGCGCGCGCTGCCGGTCAACACCGGACTGGAGGCCGTCGAGACCGCGCTCAAGGCCGCGCGCAAGTGGGGCTACAAGGTCAAGGGCATCGCCCCCGAGCGCGCGCGCATCCTCGCCTGCGACGGCAACTTCCACGGTCGCTCGATCGCGATCGTCGGGCTGTCGGCCAACGACCACTACCGCGACGGCTTCGGCCCCTTCCCGCCCGGGCTCGAGCGCGTGCCCTTCGGTGACGCCGACGCCCTCGAGGCCGCGATCACCCCCGACACCGCCGCCTTCCTGGTCGAGCCGATCCAGGGCGAGGGCGGCATCGTCGTCCCGCCGCCCGGCTACCTGTCGCGCTGCGCCGAGCTCTGCCGCCGCCACGACGTGCTGCTGATTGCCGACGAGGTGCAGACCGGGCTCGGCCGCAGCGGCCGGCTGCTCGCCTGCGACCATGAGGGCGTGCGCCCGGACGGGCTGATCCTGGGCAAGGCGCTCGGCGGCGGCCTGCTGCCGGTGTCGGCCTTCCTCGCCGACCGCCGGGTGATGGACGTGTTCGGCCCCGGCGACCACGGTTCGACCTTCGGTGGCAACCCGCTCGCCGCCGCGGTGGGCACCGAGGTGCTCGCGCTGCTCACCGAGACCCGCCCCTGGGAGCGCGCCGAGCGCCTCGGCGAGCGCCTGATCGCACGCCTGCGCACCGCCGCCCTGCCCTGCGTGCGCGAGGTGCGCGGCCGCGGCCTGCTCATCGGCCTGGCCCTCGACCCCGCGCTGGCCGACGCCGGCGAGGTCGCCGAACGCCTGCTGGCACGCGGCATCGCCACCCGCGACACCAACGACAACGTCATCCGCCTGGCGCCGCCGCTGGTGATCGACGAGGCCACGCTCGACGAGGCGGCGAGCCGCATCGTCGACACGCTGCGCGCGCTCGTGCCCGCCGACGCCGCCGCGACCGTTGCGCACATGCAATAA
- the ubiB gene encoding ubiquinone biosynthesis regulatory protein kinase UbiB, with protein MRLFRLAKIVSVSLRFGLDRMVLDADSSGRLAHIWHKVFFWRTFSESRGARLRQALESLGPIFVKFGQMLSTRRDLLPPDLADELALLQDRVPPFPTEQALAVLEGFYGKPIDTVFDDFERTPVASASVAQVHFARLPDGTEVAVKVLRPGIERVIEHDLALLEVAAVLLEKIWPEGRRLKPREVVAEFSKYLHDELDLMREAANCSQLRRNFKDSSLLIVPEVYWDWCGSKVMVMERMRGVPISQTPALLAQGTDLSALSRAGVEIFFTQVFRDGFFHADMHPGNIFVHQDGRYIALDFGIMGTLNEVDKNYLAQNFLAFFKRDYRRVALAHIEAGWVPAKTRVDEFEAAIRTVCEPIFDKPLKDISFGKTLLRLFQTARRFEMEVQPQLVLLQKTLLNIEGLGRQLDPELDLWKTAKPFLERWMDERMGVRALVRGVKEEAPAWAGTLPQLPRLVHHALTESTRHQSAQQQRLDELAASQRTQGRLLLLIGAVAMTLLGLELYRLLG; from the coding sequence GTGCGCCTCTTCCGCCTCGCCAAGATCGTCTCCGTCAGCCTGCGCTTCGGCCTCGACCGCATGGTGCTCGACGCCGACAGCAGCGGCCGGCTGGCGCACATCTGGCACAAGGTCTTCTTCTGGCGCACCTTCTCCGAGTCGCGCGGCGCGCGCCTGCGCCAGGCGCTCGAGTCGCTCGGGCCGATCTTCGTCAAGTTCGGCCAGATGCTGTCGACCCGGCGCGACCTGCTGCCGCCCGACCTCGCCGACGAGCTCGCCCTGCTCCAGGACCGCGTGCCGCCCTTCCCCACCGAGCAGGCGCTGGCGGTGCTGGAAGGCTTCTACGGCAAGCCGATCGACACGGTGTTCGACGATTTCGAGCGCACCCCGGTGGCTTCGGCCTCGGTGGCGCAGGTGCATTTCGCCCGCCTGCCCGATGGCACCGAGGTCGCCGTCAAGGTGCTGCGCCCGGGCATCGAGCGCGTGATCGAGCACGACCTCGCGCTGCTCGAGGTCGCCGCGGTGCTGCTGGAGAAGATCTGGCCGGAAGGCCGGCGGCTCAAGCCGCGCGAGGTGGTGGCCGAGTTCAGCAAGTACCTGCACGACGAGCTCGACCTCATGCGCGAAGCCGCCAACTGCTCGCAGCTGCGGCGCAATTTCAAGGACTCGTCGCTCTTGATCGTGCCCGAGGTTTACTGGGACTGGTGCGGCAGCAAGGTCATGGTGATGGAGCGCATGCGCGGCGTGCCGATCTCGCAGACGCCGGCGCTGCTCGCTCAGGGCACCGACCTCTCGGCGCTGTCGCGCGCCGGCGTGGAGATCTTCTTCACCCAGGTGTTCCGCGACGGCTTCTTCCACGCCGACATGCACCCGGGCAACATCTTCGTGCACCAGGACGGGCGCTACATCGCGCTCGACTTCGGCATCATGGGCACGCTCAACGAGGTGGACAAGAACTACCTCGCGCAGAACTTCCTCGCCTTCTTCAAGCGCGACTACCGCCGCGTGGCGCTCGCCCACATCGAGGCCGGCTGGGTGCCGGCGAAGACGCGCGTCGACGAGTTCGAGGCCGCCATCCGCACCGTGTGCGAGCCGATCTTCGACAAGCCGCTCAAGGACATCTCCTTCGGCAAGACCCTGCTGCGCCTGTTCCAGACCGCGCGCCGCTTCGAGATGGAAGTGCAGCCCCAGCTCGTGCTGCTGCAGAAGACCCTGCTCAACATCGAGGGCCTGGGCCGCCAGCTCGACCCCGAGCTCGACCTGTGGAAGACCGCCAAGCCCTTCCTCGAGCGCTGGATGGACGAGCGCATGGGCGTGCGCGCGCTGGTGCGCGGCGTCAAGGAAGAAGCCCCGGCCTGGGCCGGCACGCTGCCGCAGCTGCCGCGCCTGGTGCATCACGCGCTGACCGAGTCCACCCGTCACCAGAGCGCGCAGCAGCAGCGCCTTGACGAGCTCGCCGCCAGCCAGCGCACGCAGGGACGCCTGCTGCTGCTGATCGGCGCGGTGGCGATGACGCTGCTCGGGCTGGAACTCTACCGCCTGCTCGGCTGA
- a CDS encoding thiol:disulfide interchange protein DsbA/DsbL, with the protein MNRRDALKLAGLALVLPASGAAWANSGTYQVLNPAHKGDDPSKIEVIEFFHYGCPHCRDFDPLVSAWKKLLPADVVFRPVPAVWNNPQLAGLARLYYAAEISGERDKLQSAIFAAVQDEKRPLFNEEQVREWVTGKVADPAKFIETYKSFGVGSLVQRADQLARAMKIQGVPSVVVDGKYLTSASMSGSHENTLKVAEELIERARKERAVK; encoded by the coding sequence ATGAACCGTCGTGATGCCCTCAAGCTGGCCGGCCTGGCCCTCGTCCTGCCGGCTTCCGGCGCCGCGTGGGCGAACAGCGGCACCTACCAGGTGCTCAACCCCGCGCACAAGGGCGACGATCCCTCGAAGATCGAGGTGATCGAGTTCTTCCACTATGGCTGCCCACATTGCCGCGACTTCGACCCGCTGGTCAGCGCATGGAAGAAGCTGCTGCCGGCCGACGTCGTTTTCCGCCCGGTGCCGGCGGTGTGGAACAACCCCCAGCTCGCCGGGCTGGCGCGCCTCTACTACGCGGCCGAGATCTCCGGCGAGCGCGACAAGCTGCAGTCGGCGATCTTCGCCGCCGTGCAGGACGAGAAGCGCCCGCTGTTCAACGAGGAGCAGGTGCGCGAGTGGGTGACCGGCAAGGTCGCCGATCCGGCCAAGTTCATCGAGACCTACAAATCCTTCGGCGTCGGCTCGCTGGTGCAGCGCGCCGACCAGCTCGCGCGCGCGATGAAGATCCAGGGCGTGCCCTCCGTGGTCGTCGATGGCAAGTACCTGACCTCGGCGTCGATGAGCGGCAGTCACGAGAACACCCTCAAGGTGGCCGAAGAGCTGATCGAGCGCGCGCGCAAGGAGCGCGCGGTCAAATGA